A window from Aerococcus sp. Group 1 encodes these proteins:
- the rpsP gene encoding 30S ribosomal protein S16 — translation MAVKLRLKRMGSKRNPFYRIVAADARSPRDGRIIEKIGTYNPTTQPEEVVLDEELALKWLGNGAQPTDTVRNILSRQGIMQKHHEAKHNK, via the coding sequence ATGGCAGTTAAATTACGCTTAAAACGTATGGGTTCAAAACGGAATCCCTTTTACCGTATCGTCGCAGCAGATGCACGTTCACCACGTGACGGACGTATCATCGAAAAGATTGGTACCTATAACCCAACTACCCAACCTGAAGAAGTTGTTTTAGATGAAGAACTTGCTTTAAAATGGTTAGGAAATGGTGCTCAACCTACAGATACTGTTCGTAACATCCTTTCTCGTCAAGGAATTATGCAAAAACATCACGAAGCTAAGCATAATAAATAA
- a CDS encoding ABC transporter ATP-binding protein, producing MARKKHQSNQSNLLRLIKHLGKYHWLLTFSLIATIVIAACDIIAPRIMGDLTNGIAADLSQGQAINFDQIKAFCLYLIAIYLVLGLFRYFQGRLLTYLAQSFIKELRQAVSEKIKKIPLSFFDQQLTGDLLSRMTNDIENLGRNIQQSIDQVFYGAILLVGILIMMLRISVTMTGIFFITIPLSFFATRFITSRSQKYFRAKAKGLGDIVGYIEESFTGTDLIKAYNYQDRADQEFQRYNNHLYEVSYHASFMAGILLPVMTFISNIGYVAIAIVGGLLVLGQRILIGDVLAFIQYSQKITRPINTIAEMATLLQETLASADRIFELLDAPEVVEDSTYEIEPPIESIVFDHVGFAYEEEMIIKDLNLQVEKGQTIAIVGPTGAGKSTLISLLLRFYDVNRGAIRVNGIDIRQASRENLRQFFGMVLQDTWLQQGTIADNIRYGAQGASDEEVVQAAKDAHCYHFIQSLPDGFNTLLNEEANNISQGQKQLITIARAFISNPEVMILDEATSSVDTRTEQLIQSAMAKLMQGRTNFVIAHRLSTIVEADKILVLDQGDIVEQGGHEELLAKKGKYAQLYQSQFND from the coding sequence ATGGCTAGGAAGAAACACCAAAGTAACCAGTCGAATTTGCTACGCCTAATCAAGCATTTAGGCAAGTACCATTGGCTATTAACTTTTAGTTTAATAGCTACCATTGTGATTGCAGCCTGTGATATTATCGCTCCTCGGATTATGGGAGACCTAACCAATGGTATTGCGGCAGACCTCAGTCAGGGCCAGGCTATTAACTTTGACCAGATCAAAGCTTTTTGTCTCTACCTCATTGCCATTTATTTAGTTCTGGGACTTTTTCGTTATTTTCAAGGGCGTTTACTAACCTATCTGGCCCAGTCCTTTATCAAGGAATTGCGCCAGGCGGTTTCAGAAAAGATTAAGAAAATTCCGCTCTCCTTCTTTGACCAACAGCTGACGGGGGATTTATTGAGTCGAATGACCAATGACATTGAAAATTTAGGGCGCAATATCCAGCAAAGTATTGACCAAGTCTTTTACGGGGCCATTCTCTTAGTCGGAATTTTGATTATGATGCTTAGAATTTCAGTTACTATGACGGGGATTTTCTTTATTACCATCCCGCTGTCCTTTTTTGCCACCCGTTTTATCACTTCACGGTCGCAGAAATATTTTCGGGCCAAGGCAAAGGGCCTAGGGGATATTGTGGGCTACATTGAGGAAAGTTTCACCGGTACTGACCTGATTAAGGCCTATAATTATCAAGACCGGGCTGACCAAGAATTTCAACGCTATAATAACCATCTCTATGAAGTGTCCTACCATGCCTCTTTTATGGCGGGAATCTTACTGCCAGTGATGACCTTTATCAGTAATATTGGCTACGTGGCCATTGCCATTGTGGGGGGATTACTGGTCCTAGGGCAAAGGATTTTAATTGGGGACGTTTTGGCCTTTATCCAATATAGTCAAAAAATTACCCGGCCCATTAATACCATTGCCGAAATGGCTACTCTTCTCCAAGAAACCCTGGCCTCGGCCGACCGGATCTTTGAATTATTAGATGCTCCCGAAGTGGTTGAGGATAGCACTTATGAAATAGAGCCGCCGATTGAAAGTATTGTCTTTGACCATGTTGGCTTTGCCTATGAGGAAGAGATGATTATTAAAGACTTGAATCTCCAGGTTGAAAAAGGTCAAACTATAGCGATTGTAGGACCAACCGGGGCAGGAAAATCGACCCTGATTTCTTTATTGTTGCGGTTCTATGATGTTAACCGCGGGGCAATTCGCGTCAACGGTATTGATATCCGCCAAGCCAGCCGGGAAAACCTGCGTCAGTTTTTTGGCATGGTGCTTCAAGATACCTGGCTCCAGCAGGGAACCATTGCGGATAATATCCGTTATGGGGCCCAGGGAGCTAGCGATGAAGAAGTGGTTCAAGCAGCCAAGGATGCTCATTGCTATCACTTTATTCAAAGCTTGCCCGATGGTTTCAATACCCTCTTAAATGAAGAAGCCAATAATATTTCCCAGGGGCAAAAGCAATTAATTACCATTGCCCGGGCCTTTATCTCTAACCCCGAAGTCATGATCCTTGATGAAGCCACCTCGTCAGTGGACACCCGTACCGAACAACTTATCCAGTCAGCCATGGCTAAGCTCATGCAAGGGCGAACCAACTTCGTCATTGCCCACCGCTTGTCCACTATTGTGGAAGCTGATAAAATTCTGGTCCTAGACCAAGGGGATATTGTTGAACAAGGAGGCCATGAAGAATTACTGGCTAAAAAGGGCAAATACGCCCAACTCTACCAAAGTCAATTTAATGATTAA
- a CDS encoding ABC transporter ATP-binding protein produces MQVFSYLKSYRWRILLVIALTFGNALGELFLPRLMAEVVDQGVAQGDTSFILKIGSLMLVVVLLTVICRGSAAFHSAKVAMGFSRDVRHAIYTKVNHMTFDDTEHFGISSLITRTTDDVSQVEQMALMGLRPWVRGPLMFIGGLIMAMLTNMQLSVIILLSIPFLFMGMWVIIKKALPYFPHLQGKLDRINLLFRQRLTGLKVIRAFNKNDYEEAVFSQANDEYYQIALKVNNLMITVMPILSTVLNLGIVAIAYFGAHLISQGSLEIGGLMAYLQYITQVLTALIMICNLLTMLPRTVTSTERISEVLAYPQAEMIGDKLLTEPISRVEAKDLTFYYPGAALPALDKINFSLSKGESLGIIGGTGSGKSTLLKLLLQFYPPSEGELLINGHAIESLAPGSVRQYISYIPQQNFFFTKAVGENLSYADESVTDAAMENNLDIAQARDFLSDRPLDERMVRGGVNFSGGQRQRLAIARALSRRVPLYLFDDSFSALDYQTDYQLRQALKDNLGDAMLIIVAQRVATIRHADKILVLDEGKVSAYGSHEELMEDSELYREIVISQGEEDDIHG; encoded by the coding sequence ATGCAAGTTTTTTCCTATTTAAAGAGTTATCGTTGGCGGATTTTGCTGGTGATTGCTTTAACTTTTGGAAATGCCTTGGGGGAATTGTTTTTACCCCGTTTAATGGCTGAAGTGGTAGACCAAGGGGTGGCTCAAGGGGATACCTCATTTATTTTAAAAATTGGGAGCTTGATGTTGGTAGTCGTGCTGTTGACAGTGATCTGTCGGGGGTCTGCGGCCTTTCATTCTGCCAAGGTAGCCATGGGATTTTCCCGTGATGTTAGACATGCGATTTATACCAAGGTCAACCATATGACCTTTGATGATACAGAACATTTCGGTATCTCATCCTTAATCACGCGAACAACAGACGATGTCAGCCAGGTAGAACAAATGGCTCTCATGGGGCTAAGACCCTGGGTGCGTGGTCCGCTTATGTTCATTGGGGGCCTGATTATGGCCATGTTAACCAATATGCAATTATCCGTTATTATATTATTGAGTATTCCCTTTTTATTTATGGGAATGTGGGTCATTATCAAAAAGGCTCTTCCTTATTTTCCCCACTTACAAGGGAAGTTAGACCGGATCAACCTGCTCTTTCGCCAACGTTTGACCGGTTTAAAGGTGATCCGAGCCTTTAACAAAAATGACTATGAAGAGGCTGTTTTTAGCCAGGCCAATGATGAATATTATCAAATCGCCTTAAAGGTTAACAATTTAATGATTACCGTAATGCCGATTCTTTCCACGGTTTTAAATCTAGGAATCGTTGCCATTGCCTATTTTGGGGCTCATTTAATTAGCCAGGGGAGTTTAGAGATTGGTGGGTTAATGGCCTATCTCCAGTATATTACCCAGGTCTTAACGGCCTTAATTATGATTTGTAACTTACTTACTATGTTGCCACGGACCGTGACTTCAACGGAAAGAATCAGTGAAGTTTTAGCTTATCCTCAAGCAGAAATGATTGGGGACAAACTACTTACCGAGCCCATTAGTCGGGTAGAGGCTAAGGATTTAACTTTTTATTATCCAGGAGCGGCCTTACCTGCCCTAGATAAGATTAATTTCTCTTTAAGTAAAGGGGAAAGCCTAGGGATCATTGGTGGAACCGGGTCAGGGAAGTCAACCCTCTTAAAACTCCTCTTACAGTTTTACCCACCCAGTGAGGGCGAGCTCTTAATCAATGGTCATGCCATTGAAAGTTTAGCGCCAGGATCGGTTCGCCAGTACATTTCTTATATCCCCCAACAGAATTTCTTCTTTACCAAGGCTGTAGGGGAAAATCTATCTTATGCGGATGAATCCGTCACCGATGCTGCTATGGAGAACAACCTAGATATCGCTCAGGCTAGGGACTTTTTATCTGATCGTCCCTTAGATGAGCGCATGGTTCGAGGTGGGGTCAATTTTTCCGGTGGGCAGCGCCAGCGCTTGGCCATTGCCCGGGCTCTTAGCCGCCGGGTTCCCCTTTACTTATTTGATGATTCTTTTTCAGCTTTAGACTATCAAACGGATTATCAATTGCGCCAAGCCCTAAAAGATAATTTGGGCGATGCCATGTTAATTATTGTGGCGCAAAGAGTGGCCACCATCCGCCATGCCGATAAGATCCTGGTCTTAGATGAGGGCAAGGTCAGTGCATATGGTAGCCACGAAGAGCTCATGGAGGATTCCGAACTCTATCGGGAAATTGTTATCAGTCAAGGGGAGGAGGATGATATCCATGGCTAG
- a CDS encoding peptidoglycan bridge formation glycyltransferase FemA/FemB family protein: MKFVEIAADDFDKWIKQLGRSNHLQSLDMARLKAARGRDIHYLALVDDQDQILEACILASLPTHVGGAFELEGWLPGDLSNRDQIITFLNGVKDFVKAHKGISLLVKPDVGIIVTDERAQNPKKINEDMVSWIQAAGFTYHYQDQRPEFAGFDWNYKKDLTTVDPNKVEKSYLHGAQQSLKQAHKYSTVVREITGMEEMPRFYACYEETCQRLGIAPKEYPYFEEVYQNIGSAARFVIAEINFKDYQDSLVERQEELEEILADLDEDLAKNPNSRKKNNQRREYQSQYDAQVKKIADAQVWVDQAKEDQTVLAVALFIESPYEMTYLYSGSDEEYSIINAPYLIQDQSIRLALDHNIPVYNFLGISEPFDENNGLLHFKQSFNGYAERNIGTFTWSPHPHFLALYEKVKRLLGRYD, translated from the coding sequence ATGAAATTCGTTGAAATAGCAGCAGATGATTTTGACAAGTGGATCAAACAATTAGGCCGCAGCAACCACCTACAATCGCTCGACATGGCGCGCTTAAAAGCCGCCCGGGGTCGTGACATTCATTATTTAGCCTTAGTAGACGACCAGGATCAGATTCTAGAAGCCTGCATTTTGGCCAGCTTACCTACCCATGTGGGGGGAGCCTTTGAATTAGAAGGTTGGCTGCCTGGCGATTTAAGCAATCGCGACCAAATCATTACTTTTTTGAACGGGGTTAAGGACTTTGTCAAGGCCCATAAGGGGATCTCCTTACTCGTGAAGCCAGATGTTGGGATTATTGTTACTGATGAAAGGGCACAAAACCCCAAAAAGATTAATGAAGACATGGTATCCTGGATTCAAGCAGCAGGCTTCACCTACCATTACCAAGACCAAAGGCCTGAGTTTGCCGGCTTTGATTGGAATTATAAAAAGGATTTGACCACAGTCGACCCCAATAAGGTAGAAAAATCCTACCTCCATGGGGCCCAACAGTCCCTCAAGCAAGCCCATAAGTATAGTACTGTGGTCCGAGAAATTACTGGAATGGAAGAAATGCCGCGCTTCTATGCTTGCTACGAGGAGACTTGTCAGCGATTGGGAATTGCTCCTAAGGAATACCCATACTTTGAAGAAGTTTATCAAAACATTGGCAGTGCGGCCCGCTTTGTGATTGCAGAAATCAACTTCAAAGACTACCAAGATAGCTTGGTCGAGCGGCAGGAAGAATTAGAGGAAATCTTGGCGGACTTAGATGAAGACCTTGCTAAGAATCCCAATAGCCGCAAAAAGAATAACCAAAGACGGGAATATCAATCCCAATATGATGCCCAAGTGAAAAAGATTGCTGATGCCCAAGTCTGGGTGGACCAGGCCAAAGAAGACCAAACGGTTTTAGCGGTGGCACTCTTTATTGAGAGCCCTTATGAGATGACCTATCTTTATTCGGGGTCTGATGAGGAATATTCTATCATCAACGCCCCTTATCTCATCCAAGACCAATCAATCCGCCTGGCCCTAGATCATAATATTCCGGTCTATAATTTCTTGGGAATTAGTGAACCCTTTGATGAAAATAACGGTCTGCTCCATTTCAAGCAATCCTTTAACGGCTATGCGGAAAGAAATATTGGGACCTTTACCTGGTCACCCCATCCACATTTCTTAGCCCTCTATGAGAAAGTGAAACGTCTTCTTGGCCGCTATGATTAA
- the ffh gene encoding signal recognition particle protein codes for MAFESLSDRLQGAVEKVGKKGKISEGDLREMMREVRLALLEADVNFKVVKNFVRKVQDKALNSDVLESLSPTQQIVKIVDEELTELLGGEQVGINYNEAGPTIIMMAGLQGAGKTTTVGKLANHLREEDHRKPLLVAADVYRPAAIDQLETIGRQLDLPVFQLGNQVSPVDIAQKAVAYAKENNYDTIFIDTAGRLQIDQTLMDELKNIQAAVHPDEILLTVDAMSGQEAANVAKTFDEELELTGVVLTKLDGDTRGGAALSIASITGKPIKFTGVGEKLEDIETFYPDRMSNRILGMGDMMTLIEKAQKEFDEKEAEEMAAKMQANTYDFNDFVKQMDQMNKMGSFESIIKMIPGLNKILPVDKLNIDPKDMVRTKAIIQSMTDYERTHPDEINQSRRRRIAKGSATTVNQVNQLIKQFNQSRTMMSAMTNGDMSSLSSLMGGMPNGMGNMPNMPGMDGGRRKKQRAQELAAKHMKKKLNKQRKKRGKKG; via the coding sequence ATGGCTTTTGAAAGTTTATCGGACCGTCTGCAAGGAGCGGTAGAAAAAGTCGGTAAAAAGGGAAAAATCTCAGAAGGCGACTTGCGAGAAATGATGCGGGAAGTGCGCCTGGCCTTACTAGAGGCTGACGTTAACTTTAAAGTGGTTAAAAACTTTGTTCGCAAGGTCCAAGATAAGGCCCTTAATAGTGATGTCTTAGAATCACTGAGTCCAACCCAACAAATTGTTAAAATCGTTGATGAAGAATTGACTGAATTATTGGGCGGCGAGCAAGTCGGCATTAACTATAATGAAGCAGGGCCAACAATTATTATGATGGCTGGTCTACAAGGGGCTGGTAAAACCACCACGGTTGGTAAATTAGCTAATCACTTGCGGGAGGAAGACCATCGCAAGCCCCTCTTAGTGGCTGCTGACGTCTATCGGCCTGCTGCTATTGACCAACTAGAAACCATTGGTCGTCAGTTGGACCTACCTGTCTTTCAACTAGGTAACCAAGTCAGCCCTGTCGATATTGCTCAAAAGGCAGTCGCCTATGCCAAAGAAAATAATTACGATACTATCTTTATCGATACTGCCGGGCGTTTACAGATCGACCAAACCCTGATGGATGAGTTGAAAAACATCCAAGCAGCCGTTCATCCCGATGAAATTCTCTTAACCGTCGATGCCATGAGTGGTCAAGAAGCTGCTAATGTGGCGAAGACCTTTGATGAAGAATTAGAACTTACCGGGGTAGTCCTGACAAAATTAGACGGGGATACCCGTGGTGGGGCTGCCTTGTCCATCGCCTCTATCACTGGCAAACCGATTAAGTTTACTGGGGTCGGGGAAAAATTAGAAGACATTGAGACCTTCTATCCTGACCGCATGTCTAACCGGATCCTGGGTATGGGGGACATGATGACCCTGATTGAAAAGGCCCAAAAAGAATTTGATGAAAAAGAAGCCGAAGAGATGGCAGCTAAGATGCAGGCCAACACTTACGACTTTAATGACTTCGTTAAGCAAATGGATCAAATGAACAAGATGGGGTCTTTTGAAAGTATCATTAAGATGATACCGGGCCTAAATAAAATCTTACCTGTTGACAAGTTAAATATCGACCCTAAAGACATGGTCCGCACTAAGGCCATTATCCAGTCCATGACCGACTATGAACGCACCCATCCGGATGAAATTAACCAAAGCCGACGTCGGCGGATTGCTAAAGGTTCGGCCACGACCGTTAACCAAGTCAACCAATTGATTAAACAATTTAACCAAAGTCGGACTATGATGTCAGCCATGACTAATGGGGATATGAGTTCCTTATCTTCCTTAATGGGTGGCATGCCGAATGGAATGGGGAATATGCCCAATATGCCAGGAATGGATGGTGGCCGCCGCAAGAAACAGCGGGCTCAAGAACTAGCAGCAAAACACATGAAGAAAAAATTAAATAAGCAACGTAAAAAACGTGGCAAAAAAGGGTAA
- a CDS encoding putative DNA-binding protein: protein MEIQKTNEINRLLDFYYQLLTKKQQDYISLYYQDDYSLGEIAAYFDVSRQAVYDNIRRTEKTLENYESRLHLASDYRKRQAAIKELRDYVKNNYAQDEVLNQTIDKLLIMDDKEV from the coding sequence ATGGAAATTCAAAAGACTAATGAAATTAACCGTTTACTGGACTTCTATTACCAGTTATTAACTAAAAAACAACAAGATTATATTAGTCTTTACTACCAAGATGACTACTCCCTCGGTGAAATTGCGGCCTATTTCGATGTGAGTCGGCAGGCCGTTTATGACAACATTCGTAGAACGGAGAAGACCCTTGAAAATTATGAGTCCCGTTTACACTTAGCCTCTGACTACCGTAAGCGGCAAGCGGCGATCAAGGAGCTCAGGGACTATGTCAAAAACAACTATGCCCAAGATGAAGTACTCAATCAAACAATAGATAAGTTACTAATAATGGATGATAAAGAGGTGTAA
- the ftsY gene encoding signal recognition particle-docking protein FtsY yields the protein MGLFDRIKQAFTGEDPLVAEQAKNREEEEEKIVFEKYDKGVEKTRKSFSERMNDLFAGFREVDEEFFDDLEEALITSDVGFDMTLALSDAVREEVQRRNVTKGEDVKNTVIEEMVKIYEKGQDGSVSLKENPDGPTVMLFVGVNGVGKTTTIAKVAHHYISQGKKVLLAAGDTFRAGAVEQLNTWGQRVGAPVVSGKANGDPSAVVYDAVHKAVNEDYDYLLIDTAGRLQNKKNLMNELDKMNRVIKREIPDAPHETLLVLDATTGQNALVQAKEFNKTVDITGLVLTKLDGTARGGVIFAIRYELDLPVKLIGLGEGMDDLQPFDGEKFIYQLVKDVVEV from the coding sequence TTGGGTTTATTTGACCGTATTAAACAAGCTTTTACCGGTGAAGATCCGCTAGTCGCTGAACAAGCCAAGAACCGGGAGGAAGAAGAAGAGAAGATTGTCTTTGAAAAGTATGACAAGGGCGTCGAAAAAACACGGAAAAGCTTTTCTGAGCGTATGAACGACCTCTTTGCTGGTTTTCGTGAGGTCGATGAAGAATTCTTTGATGATTTAGAAGAAGCCTTGATTACCAGTGATGTGGGCTTTGACATGACCTTGGCCCTATCGGATGCTGTTCGCGAGGAAGTGCAAAGACGGAATGTCACCAAGGGAGAAGATGTCAAAAACACTGTGATTGAGGAAATGGTCAAGATCTATGAAAAAGGTCAGGACGGCTCAGTTTCCTTAAAGGAAAATCCCGATGGACCAACTGTGATGCTCTTTGTGGGGGTTAATGGAGTTGGAAAAACGACCACCATTGCCAAGGTGGCCCACCACTACATCAGCCAGGGCAAGAAAGTCCTCCTAGCTGCTGGAGATACCTTCCGGGCCGGAGCGGTAGAACAATTAAATACTTGGGGTCAACGGGTAGGGGCACCAGTGGTTAGCGGGAAGGCTAATGGAGACCCTTCTGCTGTGGTCTACGATGCTGTTCATAAGGCAGTCAATGAAGATTATGATTATTTACTCATTGACACTGCCGGGCGTTTACAAAACAAGAAGAACTTAATGAATGAATTGGATAAGATGAACCGGGTCATTAAAAGGGAAATCCCTGACGCTCCCCATGAAACCTTACTAGTCCTGGATGCTACTACGGGCCAAAATGCCTTAGTACAGGCTAAGGAATTTAACAAAACTGTTGACATTACCGGTTTAGTCCTAACCAAGTTAGATGGTACCGCTCGCGGTGGCGTTATCTTTGCCATTCGTTATGAGTTAGACCTGCCAGTAAAGCTGATTGGCCTAGGCGAAGGCATGGATGATTTACAGCCATTTGATGGAGAGAAATTTATTTATCAATTGGTCAAAGATGTCGTTGAAGTTTAA
- a CDS encoding Cof-type HAD-IIB family hydrolase produces the protein MIKLIAIDLDGTLLRDDKTISEANARTIRRAVEAGIEVVICTGRPIEGIQFALDRFEMNTAKHFSITYNGGLVLHNNSREIISETIMTTADVLRIYDTMYPLGLPLDAVDIDTVHRLKYPKDWPGHYDQQMPFLPFGPFDLDALGMDHHFYKTVTNTPKEHIEDQLANLPEWLYQDYSVMRSHGHQLEVMPKGVDKGQGLAALADYLKIDVSEVMAIGDEENDKAMLQWAGTAVVMANGNEAIKKYADYITRSNMEDGVAHAIEELVLKS, from the coding sequence ATGATAAAACTTATTGCTATTGACTTAGATGGAACCTTATTACGAGACGATAAGACCATAAGTGAAGCCAATGCCAGAACCATAAGGAGAGCAGTGGAAGCGGGAATTGAAGTGGTGATTTGTACCGGCCGGCCCATTGAAGGCATTCAATTTGCCCTGGACCGCTTTGAAATGAATACCGCTAAACACTTCTCTATTACTTATAATGGGGGATTGGTCTTACATAATAATTCCCGCGAGATTATTTCTGAAACCATTATGACAACAGCTGACGTGCTGCGTATTTATGACACGATGTATCCGCTAGGTTTACCCCTTGATGCGGTAGATATCGATACTGTCCATCGCTTAAAGTACCCTAAAGACTGGCCAGGTCACTATGACCAACAAATGCCCTTCCTTCCTTTTGGTCCTTTTGACCTGGATGCTTTGGGAATGGACCATCATTTCTATAAAACCGTGACCAATACTCCTAAGGAACATATCGAAGACCAGTTAGCCAACTTACCGGAATGGCTCTACCAAGACTATTCCGTCATGCGTTCACATGGACACCAGCTCGAAGTCATGCCTAAGGGCGTGGATAAGGGACAGGGTTTGGCAGCCTTGGCTGATTATTTAAAGATTGATGTTAGCGAGGTCATGGCCATTGGTGATGAAGAAAACGACAAGGCTATGTTACAATGGGCTGGAACAGCTGTTGTCATGGCTAATGGCAATGAAGCAATAAAGAAATATGCGGACTATATTACCAGATCCAATATGGAAGATGGGGTTGCCCATGCTATTGAAGAATTGGTATTGAAGTCATAA